In a single window of the Rhizobium tropici CIAT 899 genome:
- a CDS encoding Na/Pi cotransporter family protein gives MALILGLVALAGHIALLLWGTRMVQTGIQRAFGPDLRSFLGRALSNRTKAFFAGIGVTAILQSSTATGLMASGFAAGGLVDLVPALAVMLGANVGTTLIVQVLSFNVAAASPALILIGVLMFRRTGNSRVHDLGRVMIGLGFMLLALHQLLDLMTQYEGSAALAYVLDAIAATPVLSMLLAAILTWAAHSSVAVVLLIMSLASKGLVDVDQAFALVLGANLGTAINPLIEGQSGTDLSVKRLPIGNMMTRIVGVIALIGFLEPVTRLSVLVDSDSARAVANFHTAFNVVLAMVFMPLLRPYADLLAKLLPRKIDEADPTRPRYLDPAAKETPVVALGAAAREALRLVDVLSEMLAGAKTALSDTDRKALTRLRSLDNILDSLNAAVKTYLTSIDPDELGEADRRRLNEILLFSMNMEHAGDVLDQNLLPHLAKRLRRGLNFSKEGQLELARLFDRLQTNLRTTAALLMTQNESTARMLAEEKVIFRKAEREGTEAHFQRLRQGGIETVETSSLHLDLLRDLKQINSHLVAAAAYPVLEERGELLQSRTPSPAPQAAATAHD, from the coding sequence TTGCCGGGATCGGCGTCACTGCCATCCTGCAGAGCAGCACGGCAACCGGCCTGATGGCTTCCGGCTTTGCGGCCGGCGGCCTGGTGGATCTCGTGCCGGCGCTTGCCGTCATGCTGGGAGCCAATGTCGGCACGACCCTGATCGTCCAGGTGTTGTCTTTCAATGTCGCGGCGGCTTCGCCGGCGCTGATCCTGATCGGGGTGCTGATGTTCCGCCGAACCGGGAACTCACGTGTGCACGATCTTGGCCGGGTCATGATCGGGCTCGGCTTCATGCTTCTGGCGCTGCATCAACTTCTCGACCTGATGACGCAGTATGAGGGGTCGGCGGCGCTCGCCTACGTCCTTGATGCGATTGCCGCAACGCCGGTGCTGAGCATGCTCCTTGCTGCAATTCTGACATGGGCCGCCCATTCCAGCGTTGCCGTCGTGCTGCTCATCATGTCTCTCGCGAGCAAGGGCCTTGTCGATGTCGACCAGGCTTTTGCGCTCGTTCTCGGCGCCAATCTCGGAACCGCGATCAATCCGCTCATCGAAGGGCAATCGGGGACCGATCTATCGGTGAAACGCCTGCCCATCGGCAATATGATGACACGCATTGTCGGCGTGATCGCGCTGATCGGCTTTCTCGAACCGGTCACGCGCCTGTCGGTGCTGGTGGATAGCGATAGCGCCCGCGCCGTCGCCAATTTTCATACCGCCTTCAATGTCGTTTTAGCCATGGTGTTCATGCCGCTACTGCGGCCCTATGCCGATCTCCTGGCCAAATTGCTGCCGCGGAAGATTGACGAGGCCGATCCGACGCGTCCCCGGTATCTCGACCCGGCTGCAAAGGAGACGCCTGTCGTTGCGCTTGGCGCGGCAGCACGGGAGGCATTGAGGTTGGTCGATGTTCTCTCCGAAATGCTCGCCGGCGCCAAGACTGCCCTATCGGATACGGATCGAAAGGCGCTGACGCGATTGCGGTCGCTGGACAATATCCTTGACAGTCTGAATGCGGCCGTAAAGACCTATCTCACCTCGATCGATCCCGATGAACTCGGCGAGGCCGACAGACGACGCCTGAACGAGATCCTGCTGTTCTCGATGAATATGGAACACGCCGGCGACGTTCTCGATCAGAACCTCTTGCCGCATCTGGCCAAACGTCTGCGCCGGGGTCTGAACTTCTCGAAGGAGGGCCAGCTTGAATTGGCGCGGCTGTTCGATCGATTGCAGACGAACCTGCGCACGACGGCGGCCTTGCTCATGACCCAGAACGAGAGCACCGCTCGCATGCTGGCGGAGGAGAAGGTTATCTTTCGCAAAGCGGAGCGTGAGGGTACGGAGGCCCACTTCCAACGCCTGCGGCAAGGCGGGATCGAGACCGTCGAGACCAGTTCTCTTCACCTCGATTTGCTGCGCGATCTCAAACAGATCAATTCCCATCTGGTCGCCGCTGCCGCCTATCCCGTTCTGGAGGAGCGCGGCGAACTCCTGCAAAGCCGGACTCCAAGCCCGGCTCCGCAGGCCGCAGCAACGGCGCATGACTAA
- a CDS encoding homocysteine S-methyltransferase family protein: protein MSKPLILDGGMSRELLRLGAELKQPEWSALALVDSPEIVRQVHDEFIAAGSDVVTTNSYALVPFHIGEERFWKEGADLIALSGQLARDAANACKDRKILVAGSLPPIFGSYEPQNFDPSCVQDYLKVLVENLDPYVDVWLGETLSLIAEGEAVRAAVAETGKPFWISFTLADDATQRNGASPKLRSGEALEDAARWAASSGTDALLFNCSKPEVMREAVDVAAEVFKHSGHNLQIGVYANAFEGEQGELAANEGLHATRQDLNDDAYSRFACSWVDAGATMVGGCCGIGAGHIHRLKKALLTQGV from the coding sequence ATGAGCAAACCCTTGATCCTCGACGGCGGCATGAGCCGCGAACTGCTGCGTCTCGGCGCGGAACTGAAGCAGCCGGAATGGTCGGCGCTCGCGCTCGTCGATTCGCCGGAGATTGTCCGGCAGGTGCATGACGAATTCATCGCCGCCGGCTCGGACGTTGTGACCACCAACAGCTACGCGCTCGTACCCTTCCACATTGGCGAAGAGCGGTTCTGGAAGGAAGGGGCCGATCTCATCGCACTTTCCGGACAGCTGGCTCGCGACGCCGCCAATGCCTGCAAGGATCGAAAAATCCTGGTCGCCGGCTCGTTGCCGCCCATCTTCGGCTCCTACGAGCCGCAGAATTTCGATCCGTCATGCGTTCAGGACTATCTAAAGGTTCTGGTCGAAAACCTCGATCCTTATGTCGATGTCTGGCTGGGAGAGACCCTCAGCCTGATCGCGGAGGGAGAGGCGGTTCGGGCCGCGGTCGCCGAAACCGGCAAGCCGTTCTGGATCTCCTTCACACTGGCGGATGATGCCACACAAAGGAACGGCGCCTCGCCCAAACTCCGCTCCGGCGAAGCCCTCGAGGATGCGGCTCGCTGGGCCGCATCATCCGGTACCGACGCGCTTCTTTTCAACTGCAGCAAACCGGAGGTCATGCGAGAGGCCGTCGATGTCGCAGCGGAGGTTTTCAAGCATAGCGGCCACAATCTGCAGATCGGCGTCTATGCCAATGCCTTCGAAGGCGAACAAGGCGAGTTGGCCGCCAATGAAGGCCTTCACGCGACCCGGCAAGATCTGAATGACGACGCCTATTCGCGCTTCGCCTGTTCATGGGTCGATGCCGGCGCAACGATGGTCGGCGGTTGCTGCGGGATTGGCGCCGGGCATATTCATCGGCTGAAGAAGGCCCTCCTTACTCAGGGCGTGTAG
- a CDS encoding ABC transporter permease: MTFSWISAYWPLLLTGAWQTLSLLAISVVFGFIIAIGLAFAQVSGGPILRTLARGYCTFFRGTPLLIQLWLLYYGVGSLLPVIPGIRQSLFWPILREGFFFAAVSFTLNYAAYEAEVLRGALLAVPKGELEAGRAFGMRPFTLTRRIWLPRAIRIALPTIGGEIVMQLKATPLAFTVTVMDLYAVATKVRQDTLLVYEPLVVVTVFYLIITAIIARSFRFLEAQVPVRR; this comes from the coding sequence ATGACCTTCTCATGGATATCCGCCTACTGGCCGCTTCTGTTGACGGGCGCCTGGCAGACGCTGTCGCTGCTTGCGATCTCGGTCGTCTTCGGCTTCATCATCGCCATCGGCCTCGCCTTCGCCCAGGTCAGCGGCGGCCCTATCCTGCGAACCCTTGCCCGCGGCTATTGCACCTTCTTCCGGGGCACGCCGCTGCTGATACAGCTCTGGCTGCTCTATTACGGCGTCGGCTCTCTTCTGCCTGTCATCCCGGGTATCCGTCAAAGCCTGTTCTGGCCCATCCTGCGCGAAGGCTTCTTCTTCGCGGCCGTCAGTTTCACGCTGAACTACGCAGCTTACGAAGCGGAGGTTTTGCGCGGCGCGTTGCTTGCCGTTCCGAAAGGCGAGCTGGAAGCCGGGCGCGCATTCGGCATGCGGCCGTTCACGCTGACCCGACGCATCTGGCTGCCGCGCGCCATCCGCATCGCATTACCGACGATCGGCGGCGAAATCGTCATGCAGCTGAAGGCCACTCCGCTCGCCTTCACCGTCACTGTAATGGACCTCTACGCCGTTGCCACCAAAGTTCGCCAGGACACACTTCTGGTCTACGAACCGCTTGTTGTCGTCACCGTCTTCTATCTCATCATCACAGCCATCATCGCGCGAAGCTTCCGTTTCCTGGAAGCTCAGGTGCCGGTGCGGCGCTAA
- a CDS encoding ABC transporter permease: MATSSQGILDLLSPYPPGWGGVLLTGAASTVAISAGAFLIGLLLGTGGALGKLSGIRPLRLLLELYTTTVRAVPELILIVGLYYAGMDGLNRLLAALSLPAFELNGFAVAVAVLGFVQGAYMTEVLRGAILAIPVGQIEAAKAFGMGPQLRFRRIILPALLPNALPGLANLWMSVTKDSALVAVVGYQELALATRLAGASTKHYFIFFLASAFIYLALTLVSNALFNLLERRVRRGQPKLA, translated from the coding sequence ATGGCGACCTCCTCACAAGGCATTCTGGACCTGCTCTCCCCCTATCCTCCCGGATGGGGTGGAGTGCTCTTGACCGGGGCTGCCTCCACGGTCGCCATCTCCGCCGGCGCTTTTCTGATAGGCCTCTTGCTCGGCACGGGCGGAGCATTGGGCAAGCTCTCGGGCATCAGGCCGCTCCGGCTACTGCTCGAACTCTACACGACCACCGTCCGCGCCGTTCCCGAGCTGATCCTGATCGTCGGCCTCTATTACGCGGGCATGGACGGCCTCAATCGGCTGCTCGCCGCGCTCAGTCTGCCGGCCTTCGAGTTGAACGGCTTCGCGGTCGCGGTCGCCGTGCTCGGTTTCGTGCAGGGCGCCTATATGACGGAAGTGCTGCGCGGCGCGATCCTGGCGATCCCCGTCGGCCAGATCGAGGCGGCGAAGGCATTCGGCATGGGGCCGCAGCTGCGCTTCCGCCGTATCATCCTGCCCGCCTTGCTGCCGAACGCCTTGCCTGGTCTTGCCAATCTGTGGATGTCTGTCACCAAGGATAGCGCCCTCGTCGCGGTGGTTGGCTACCAGGAACTGGCTCTCGCCACGCGTCTCGCCGGTGCGAGCACCAAGCACTACTTCATCTTTTTCCTGGCATCCGCTTTTATCTATCTCGCTCTCACTCTCGTCTCGAATGCCCTCTTCAACCTGTTGGAACGGCGTGTGCGCCGCGGCCAGCCGAAGCTCGCCTGA
- a CDS encoding transporter substrate-binding domain-containing protein: MRLVSALLAGLAFTLSSMSAQAEVRFGIMNESYPPFFAKDASGKWQGWEIDMMDAVCEQMKEKCSIVELSWDGLIPALQSKKFDVIWSSMSNTAERSKIIDFTDKYYNTPSTLIGPKDQKTGATADDVKGKTIGIQVSTIQSEYYKKYFAKVADEKTYQTLDEAFQDLAAGRIDYVFGDSLALDAFLKSDSGKDCCAKMGDVADDKEVLGAGVSGGLRKEDTELKAKLNAAIAAVRASGKYDEITKKYFSFDIYGAK, encoded by the coding sequence ATGAGACTCGTTTCCGCTTTACTCGCCGGGCTTGCCTTCACCCTCTCATCCATGAGCGCACAGGCGGAAGTTCGCTTCGGCATCATGAACGAATCCTATCCGCCATTCTTCGCCAAGGATGCCTCCGGCAAATGGCAGGGCTGGGAAATCGACATGATGGACGCCGTTTGCGAGCAGATGAAAGAAAAATGCTCGATCGTCGAGCTTTCCTGGGACGGCCTCATCCCGGCGCTTCAGAGCAAGAAGTTCGACGTGATCTGGTCGTCGATGTCGAATACCGCCGAACGCTCGAAGATCATCGACTTCACCGACAAATACTATAATACGCCCAGCACGCTGATCGGCCCGAAGGATCAGAAGACGGGGGCGACGGCAGACGACGTCAAGGGCAAGACCATCGGTATTCAGGTATCGACCATCCAGTCGGAATACTACAAGAAGTACTTTGCCAAGGTCGCGGATGAGAAGACCTACCAGACACTCGACGAGGCGTTTCAGGATCTCGCTGCAGGCCGCATCGACTACGTCTTCGGCGATTCGCTTGCGCTTGATGCCTTCCTCAAGAGCGATAGCGGCAAGGATTGCTGCGCCAAGATGGGTGATGTCGCCGACGACAAGGAAGTCCTCGGAGCCGGCGTCTCCGGCGGCCTTCGCAAGGAAGACACCGAGCTGAAGGCAAAGCTCAATGCGGCGATCGCCGCGGTGCGCGCCAGCGGCAAATACGACGAAATCACCAAGAAGTATTTCAGCTTCGATATCTACGGCGCCAAGTAA
- a CDS encoding ABC transporter ATP-binding protein, giving the protein MTELSSQALYVEDLHKSFGSHQVLKGVSTTAKQGDVISIIGSSGSGKSTFLRCINLLEMPDRGRIVVNGEEVALKRGRHGQMQPKSWRQIERMRSGLGMVFQSFNLWAHMTVLENIIEAPVHVLGIPRREAIDKAEGLLGKVGLYDKRDAYPAFLSGGQQQRAAIARALCIDPAVMLFDEPTSALDPELVGEVLKVIRDLAEEGRTMLLVTHEMRFARDVSNHVLFLHQGRIEEEGPPRQIFDAPISARCREFTGMLTS; this is encoded by the coding sequence ATGACAGAGCTGTCCTCCCAGGCTCTTTATGTGGAAGATCTCCACAAGAGTTTTGGGTCACATCAGGTCCTCAAGGGCGTTTCAACCACCGCCAAACAAGGGGACGTGATTTCCATCATCGGCTCGTCCGGCTCCGGGAAAAGCACGTTCCTGCGGTGCATAAACCTGCTTGAGATGCCCGATCGCGGCCGCATCGTCGTCAACGGCGAGGAAGTTGCCCTGAAGCGCGGGCGCCATGGACAGATGCAGCCGAAAAGCTGGCGCCAGATCGAGCGCATGCGCAGCGGATTGGGCATGGTGTTCCAGAGCTTCAATCTCTGGGCCCACATGACGGTTCTTGAAAACATCATCGAGGCACCGGTGCATGTCCTCGGCATTCCTCGCCGCGAGGCGATCGACAAGGCCGAGGGTCTTCTCGGCAAAGTCGGGCTTTACGACAAGCGCGATGCCTATCCCGCCTTTCTCTCCGGGGGTCAGCAGCAAAGGGCAGCGATCGCGCGTGCACTTTGCATCGATCCGGCCGTGATGCTCTTCGACGAGCCGACATCGGCGCTCGATCCCGAACTGGTCGGCGAAGTCCTCAAAGTCATTCGGGACCTCGCCGAGGAGGGCCGGACCATGCTGCTGGTCACCCACGAAATGCGCTTTGCCCGCGATGTCTCGAACCACGTTCTCTTCCTGCATCAGGGACGGATCGAGGAGGAAGGGCCGCCCAGGCAGATCTTCGATGCCCCGATCAGCGCTCGCTGTCGGGAATTCACCGGCATGCTGACGTCCTGA
- a CDS encoding Lrp/AsnC family transcriptional regulator, translating into MESPDRFDRDILDIVQRNCQLTAEAIAEEVGLSTSAVQRRLKRLREDGIIKAEIAVVDRKATGTPMVFIVGMEIERDNYDALAKFRLWAEKQDHIQQVYYVTGAVDLIAIVTARDVEHYDDIAAVIMAENPQIRRMHTNVVLRDVKLGLFVPLANGDEAG; encoded by the coding sequence ATGGAAAGTCCGGATCGCTTTGATCGCGATATTCTCGATATCGTCCAGCGCAATTGCCAGCTCACGGCCGAAGCGATCGCCGAGGAGGTCGGGCTTTCGACGTCAGCGGTGCAACGGCGCCTGAAACGGCTGCGCGAAGATGGTATCATCAAAGCGGAAATTGCTGTTGTCGATCGCAAGGCGACCGGTACGCCGATGGTGTTCATCGTCGGCATGGAGATCGAGCGGGACAATTACGATGCTCTTGCGAAATTCCGTCTTTGGGCGGAAAAGCAGGACCATATCCAGCAAGTCTATTATGTCACGGGCGCTGTCGATCTCATCGCCATCGTCACTGCGCGGGATGTCGAGCATTATGACGATATCGCCGCCGTGATCATGGCGGAGAATCCGCAGATCCGGCGCATGCATACGAATGTGGTGCTGCGCGACGTCAAGCTTGGATTGTTCGTGCCGCTGGCAAACGGTGACGAGGCAGGCTGA
- a CDS encoding beta-galactosidase has translation MKVLERKPLSVWRTLNLDGFMVGVPHYPEHVDESYWDRDAERMAAAGFNTVRMAEFAWHIMEPHEDHFDFSLFDKAIAGLAKHGIKTILCTPTATPPRWLTAKYPEVLRVDANGREASHGSRQHCDTTSPVLRRHSQRITCAMAEHYRDNPHVIGWQTDNELNTTTSESYSPSALIEFQKFCRAKYGTIEAVNFAWGGDFWATAYQTFDQIVFPQPMNPSFSSPGHTQDYHRFLAFATALFQHDQVKILRATNPAWFIFHNLGGLVDIDFRGQFGQDLDFIGFDIYPFLYDEMRRGGGHAITQAFHLDQCRAYSGNFIVPEQASGLGSQPGFSSSVPEPGEMRRMAMTSVSRGADGLMFFRWRPAHFGAEIYWNGIIDHDDVPRRRYEEAKQFASDIRKIEDKLLGTTVRMDIAIAGADFDNQEAYKTYAIGLPSPMQDAAHLHRVCYEAGIACGFIHPEDDLSRIKALYVPHWVMWKEEWSTAVERFVADGGTLILSAMTGTRDDNNHIIRTQAPGTALSRLSGVSVYEFGPVSAPGADGLFSGFREGGIGSHQPSPRPPASSASRKYAYTIGNRQLEAGHLYEKLEATADTEIVGRWSDRFLEGMPMLTRRRHGNGQVYYLGTYLTAPLAEVIGETLVSNGVAAPLVENLPAGVEVSLREGNGRKLLFVLNTKHETKIVDLPAGTDLLTGRTISGRSELQGYGVLVIEQSA, from the coding sequence ATGAAAGTTTTGGAAAGAAAGCCGCTCTCTGTCTGGCGGACGCTCAATCTCGACGGCTTCATGGTCGGTGTGCCGCATTATCCCGAACATGTCGACGAGAGCTATTGGGACCGTGATGCCGAACGTATGGCGGCTGCCGGTTTCAATACCGTTCGCATGGCGGAATTCGCCTGGCATATCATGGAGCCGCATGAAGACCATTTCGATTTCTCGCTCTTCGACAAGGCGATCGCCGGCCTGGCCAAGCACGGCATCAAGACCATTCTCTGCACCCCGACGGCAACGCCGCCGCGCTGGCTAACGGCAAAATATCCGGAAGTCCTGCGTGTCGATGCAAACGGCAGAGAGGCAAGCCATGGATCGCGCCAGCATTGCGATACGACTAGCCCGGTGCTGCGGCGGCACAGCCAACGGATTACCTGCGCGATGGCCGAGCATTATCGCGACAATCCTCACGTCATCGGCTGGCAGACGGATAACGAGCTCAACACGACGACTTCCGAAAGCTATTCGCCATCCGCGCTCATCGAGTTCCAGAAGTTCTGCCGCGCGAAGTATGGCACGATCGAAGCTGTGAACTTCGCCTGGGGCGGCGACTTCTGGGCGACGGCCTATCAGACCTTCGACCAGATCGTCTTCCCGCAGCCGATGAATCCGTCCTTCTCCAGCCCCGGACATACGCAGGACTATCACCGCTTCCTCGCCTTCGCGACGGCCCTCTTCCAGCACGATCAGGTCAAAATCCTGAGGGCTACCAATCCCGCATGGTTCATCTTCCATAATCTCGGCGGCCTTGTGGACATCGATTTCCGCGGCCAGTTCGGCCAGGATCTCGATTTCATCGGCTTCGACATCTACCCGTTCCTCTATGACGAGATGCGCCGTGGCGGCGGGCATGCGATCACGCAGGCCTTCCATCTCGACCAATGCCGCGCCTATTCCGGCAATTTCATCGTTCCGGAACAGGCCTCGGGCCTCGGCAGCCAGCCGGGCTTCTCCTCCTCCGTGCCGGAGCCCGGCGAGATGCGCCGCATGGCGATGACCTCCGTGTCGCGCGGCGCTGACGGCCTGATGTTCTTCCGCTGGCGGCCGGCGCATTTCGGCGCGGAGATCTACTGGAACGGCATTATCGACCATGATGACGTGCCGCGCCGTCGCTACGAAGAAGCCAAGCAGTTCGCATCCGATATCCGCAAGATCGAGGACAAGCTGCTCGGCACCACGGTTCGCATGGATATTGCGATCGCCGGCGCGGATTTCGACAATCAGGAGGCTTACAAGACCTATGCGATCGGCCTGCCAAGCCCGATGCAGGATGCGGCCCATCTGCACCGCGTATGCTATGAGGCCGGCATTGCCTGTGGTTTCATTCATCCGGAAGACGATCTATCGCGGATCAAGGCGCTCTATGTTCCCCATTGGGTCATGTGGAAGGAAGAGTGGTCGACGGCGGTGGAGAGGTTCGTCGCTGACGGCGGCACGCTCATCCTGTCGGCGATGACGGGAACCCGTGACGACAACAACCACATCATCCGCACCCAGGCGCCGGGTACTGCACTGTCCAGGCTTTCCGGCGTAAGCGTCTACGAATTCGGCCCTGTCTCCGCACCGGGCGCGGACGGATTGTTCAGCGGTTTCCGCGAGGGTGGCATCGGTAGCCATCAGCCGTCCCCGCGTCCGCCGGCATCCTCGGCCTCACGTAAATACGCTTATACGATCGGCAATCGCCAGCTCGAGGCGGGGCACCTTTACGAGAAGCTGGAAGCGACCGCGGATACCGAGATCGTCGGCCGCTGGTCTGACCGCTTCCTGGAAGGCATGCCGATGCTGACGCGCCGCCGGCATGGCAACGGGCAGGTCTATTATCTCGGCACCTACCTCACCGCGCCGCTTGCAGAGGTCATCGGGGAGACTCTCGTCAGCAACGGCGTTGCCGCACCGCTGGTAGAGAACCTGCCGGCCGGCGTCGAAGTGTCCCTGCGCGAGGGCAACGGCAGGAAGCTGCTGTTCGTGCTCAATACCAAGCATGAAACGAAAATCGTCGATCTGCCTGCAGGGACTGACCTGCTGACCGGCAGGACGATATCGGGACGGAGCGAGCTTCAAGGCTACGGCGTGCTTGTGATCGAGCAATCCGCCTGA
- a CDS encoding ABC transporter ATP-binding protein encodes MSHVKLIDIDKHYGGYHALRSINLSVDKGEFIVMVGPSGCGKSTTLKTIAGLESISSGEIWINGRNVTRKEPGDRGIAMVFQSYALYPHMTVAENMGFGLKMAKRPQIEIDAAVKRAADILRISDQLDKRPKQLSGGQRQRVAIGRAITRAPEVFLFDEPLSNLDAALRTQMRVELSTLHQQLGSTMIYVTHDQVEAMTMASRIIVFNKGIIEQEGAPLSLYHNPANQFVAGFLGAPRINFVNAKLVSLRDGIAEVALEGGGTTVRVPVGEVGDLKAESHLTLGIRPESLKIGRSTEDVAISLDGKVRLVEQLGRETILYVDAGPLATIGSESGTRNFTVQLGNATGFSAGEQIKLSASTSSLYLFGPDGRTLSRPKPIIASL; translated from the coding sequence ATGAGCCATGTAAAGCTGATCGATATCGACAAACATTATGGCGGCTACCATGCCCTGCGTTCGATCAATCTTTCCGTCGACAAGGGCGAGTTCATCGTCATGGTCGGCCCGTCGGGCTGCGGCAAATCCACCACGCTGAAGACGATTGCCGGGCTTGAAAGTATCAGCTCGGGCGAGATCTGGATCAACGGCCGCAACGTGACGCGCAAGGAGCCGGGCGACCGCGGCATTGCTATGGTCTTCCAGTCCTATGCGCTTTATCCACATATGACGGTTGCCGAGAACATGGGCTTCGGCCTGAAGATGGCGAAGCGGCCGCAGATCGAAATCGACGCTGCTGTCAAGCGGGCCGCCGATATCCTCAGAATATCGGACCAGCTCGACAAGCGCCCGAAGCAGCTTTCGGGCGGCCAGCGCCAGCGCGTCGCCATCGGCCGTGCCATCACCCGCGCGCCGGAAGTCTTCCTCTTCGACGAGCCGCTCTCCAATCTTGATGCGGCATTGCGCACGCAAATGCGCGTCGAGCTTTCGACGCTGCATCAGCAGCTCGGCTCGACGATGATCTATGTGACGCACGATCAGGTCGAGGCGATGACCATGGCGAGCCGTATCATCGTGTTCAACAAGGGTATCATCGAACAGGAAGGCGCGCCGCTTAGTCTCTATCACAATCCGGCAAACCAATTCGTCGCCGGCTTCCTCGGCGCGCCGCGGATCAACTTCGTCAACGCAAAGCTCGTTTCGCTTCGCGACGGCATCGCTGAAGTCGCGCTCGAAGGCGGCGGCACGACGGTCCGCGTTCCAGTGGGCGAGGTCGGCGATCTTAAGGCTGAGTCCCATCTCACCCTGGGCATCCGGCCGGAATCGCTGAAGATCGGCCGCTCCACCGAGGATGTCGCTATCTCCTTGGACGGCAAGGTCCGGCTGGTCGAACAGCTCGGCCGCGAAACCATTCTCTACGTCGACGCAGGCCCGCTTGCCACGATCGGCTCGGAAAGCGGCACGCGCAATTTCACGGTTCAGCTCGGCAATGCGACCGGCTTTTCGGCCGGCGAGCAGATCAAGTTGTCCGCCTCGACATCCTCCCTCTACCTCTTCGGCCCCGATGGCAGAACCCTCAGCCGGCCGAAGCCCATCATTGCCTCTCTGTAA
- a CDS encoding carbohydrate ABC transporter permease gives MYPRPIPEEKPALRGLYAGFVGLILILWLLPLVAVMLTAAKTADEIMAGKYWTWPEHFNLVENFQAVFQQTNMWGYFINSLVITLPSVLLVLVFSTLTGYVLARYNFRGNALLFSLFVGGNFLPAQIMMIPVRDLMVSVGLYDTYFALIIFHVAFQTGFATLFMRNFIAALPDELFQAARAEGASPWQTMRHVVIPLMRPALAALAILIFTFVWNDYFWAIVLTQSDVVKPVTAGLNNLRGEWTSAWNIVAAATLFVAVPPVLMFFLMQKHFIAGLTMGAVKG, from the coding sequence ATGTATCCTCGCCCAATCCCTGAAGAAAAGCCCGCGCTTCGCGGCCTTTATGCCGGCTTCGTCGGCCTGATCCTTATACTTTGGCTGCTGCCGCTCGTTGCCGTCATGCTGACGGCGGCCAAAACGGCCGATGAGATCATGGCCGGCAAATACTGGACATGGCCCGAGCATTTCAATCTCGTCGAGAATTTCCAGGCGGTCTTCCAGCAGACCAACATGTGGGGCTATTTCATCAATAGCCTCGTCATCACCTTGCCTTCGGTGCTGCTCGTCCTCGTATTCTCGACGCTGACCGGCTATGTGCTCGCGCGCTATAATTTTCGCGGCAACGCCCTGCTCTTCTCGCTCTTCGTCGGCGGCAACTTCCTGCCTGCGCAGATCATGATGATCCCGGTGCGCGATCTCATGGTTTCGGTCGGCCTATACGACACCTATTTCGCGCTGATCATCTTCCATGTCGCCTTCCAGACCGGTTTTGCGACCCTGTTCATGCGCAATTTCATCGCGGCCCTGCCGGACGAATTGTTCCAGGCAGCGCGCGCAGAAGGCGCCTCCCCCTGGCAGACGATGCGCCATGTCGTCATACCGCTGATGCGGCCTGCGCTTGCCGCGCTTGCGATCCTGATCTTCACCTTCGTCTGGAACGACTATTTCTGGGCGATCGTGCTGACGCAAAGCGATGTCGTCAAACCGGTGACGGCGGGCCTCAACAACCTCAGGGGCGAATGGACATCCGCCTGGAACATCGTGGCGGCAGCAACCCTGTTCGTCGCCGTCCCACCGGTCCTGATGTTCTTCCTGATGCAAAAGCACTTCATCGCGGGCCTGACCATGGGCGCCGTCAAGGGCTGA